One window of the Candidatus Kinetoplastibacterium desouzaii TCC079E genome contains the following:
- a CDS encoding ABC transporter ATP-binding protein produces the protein MLDNIVLKADNICKTYIDDNNNSINILNGVNLCINKSEIVVVVGSSGSGKSTLLHILGLLDVPSSGSVIIQGLNTVNLSEKQKSILRNVNLGFIYQFHHLLPDLSVLDNVSMPLIIRRNSFIQARYEAKIILDLVGLSDKENRMPYTLSGGERQRVAIARSMVTKPDCVLADEPTGSLDKVNAYKMFDLFTQLRSNFGSSFLIATHDSDLISIADRKLILEHGTLLEY, from the coding sequence ATGTTAGATAATATAGTATTAAAAGCTGATAATATTTGTAAAACTTATATAGATGATAATAATAATTCTATTAATATTCTTAACGGGGTTAATCTTTGTATTAATAAATCTGAAATAGTAGTTGTTGTTGGTTCATCTGGTTCTGGTAAGAGTACTTTATTACATATATTAGGGTTATTAGATGTTCCGTCATCAGGATCTGTAATTATTCAAGGATTAAATACAGTAAATTTATCAGAAAAACAAAAAAGTATTTTACGTAATGTTAACCTAGGTTTTATATATCAGTTTCATCATTTATTGCCAGATTTGTCAGTATTAGATAATGTTTCTATGCCATTAATTATAAGAAGAAATTCATTTATACAGGCGCGTTATGAGGCTAAAATAATATTGGATTTAGTAGGGTTGTCAGATAAAGAAAATAGGATGCCTTATACTCTATCTGGAGGAGAGCGCCAAAGAGTAGCTATAGCACGTTCAATGGTAACTAAACCTGATTGTGTGTTGGCTGATGAACCTACAGGTAGTTTAGACAAGGTAAATGCATATAAAATGTTTGATTTATTTACACAATTAAGAAGCAATTTTGGTTCTAGTTTTCTTATAGCAACACATGATTCTGATCTAATTTCTATAGCAGATAGAAAGTTAATTTTAGAACATGGTACTTTGTTAGAATATTAA
- the rph gene encoding ribonuclease PH translates to MSIVRPCGRSFDEIRPVKIDRHFTNNSQGSVLISIGNTIVLCTANIVEGVPDFIKGQRKGWLTAEYSMLPGSTNSRVSRESVVGKQNARTQEIQRFIGRSLRSAFDLSFLGDNTIRIDCDVLQADGGTRCISITGAYIAVIEAISWFNKKYTIINNPIVENIAAISVGIVDNNILLDMNYEEDSNCEVDMNIVMSNSGNFIEIQSSSEKKTFDKRKLDLMLSLAEKGILELISYY, encoded by the coding sequence ATGAGTATTGTTCGTCCTTGTGGAAGATCATTTGATGAGATTCGCCCTGTTAAGATAGATAGACATTTTACTAATAATTCACAAGGATCTGTTCTAATAAGTATAGGAAATACTATTGTTCTTTGTACTGCTAATATTGTAGAAGGAGTTCCTGATTTTATAAAAGGTCAAAGAAAAGGATGGTTAACAGCTGAATATAGTATGTTGCCTGGATCAACTAATTCTAGAGTTAGTAGAGAGTCAGTAGTAGGCAAACAGAATGCTAGAACTCAAGAGATACAAAGATTTATTGGTCGTAGTTTAAGATCAGCATTTGATTTGAGTTTTTTGGGAGATAATACTATTAGAATAGATTGTGATGTTTTGCAAGCTGATGGTGGAACAAGATGTATTAGTATAACTGGTGCTTATATTGCTGTTATTGAAGCAATTTCATGGTTTAATAAAAAATATACAATTATAAATAATCCTATTGTTGAAAATATAGCAGCTATTTCTGTTGGTATTGTTGATAATAATATTTTATTAGACATGAACTATGAAGAAGATTCAAATTGTGAAGTAGACATGAATATTGTTATGAGTAACAGTGGTAATTTTATTGAAATACAATCTTCCAGTGAGAAGAAAACATTTGATAAAAGAAAATTGGATTTAATGTTATCTCTTGCAGAGAAAGGTATCTTAGAATTAATCTCTTATTATTAA
- the purF gene encoding amidophosphoribosyltransferase produces the protein MCGIVGVIGRSQVNQLLYDGLLLLQHRGQDAAGIATANNGLFNLHKSHGLVRDVFKTQNMLSLPGFQGIGQVRYPTAGSNNSEHEAQPFYVNAPFGIMFAHNGNLTNWKELREALYKKDQRHINTNSDSEVLLNVFAHELHSVSNGISLDENAIFKAVANLHKQVRGAYAVVSLIAGYGLVAFRDIYGIRPLCIGRQDTDKGVEWMIASESVALEGNGFKFVRDVAPGEAVFIDLDGNFFSKVCSNESVLTPCIFEYIYFARPDSFIDGVSVYDTRLRMGEYLAKKISKEISSGDIDVVIPIPDSSRPAAMQLADSLNLNYKEGLIKNRYVGRTFIMPGQAVRRKSVRQKLNAIGSEFKNKNVLLVDDSIVRGTTSKEIVEMARSVGAKKVYFASAASQIRYQNVYGIDMPTQNELVASNRSDEEVRRFIGADHLIYQDIDDMKQAVRDIKPSLSNFEASCFDGIYITGDVNPEYLSKLSNSRVS, from the coding sequence ATGTGTGGAATTGTTGGTGTTATTGGACGTAGTCAGGTTAATCAGCTTTTATATGATGGTCTTTTACTTTTACAACATAGAGGTCAAGATGCTGCAGGTATTGCAACAGCAAACAATGGTTTGTTTAACCTTCATAAATCACATGGTCTTGTAAGGGATGTTTTTAAAACTCAAAACATGCTTTCTTTGCCTGGATTCCAAGGAATAGGTCAAGTTCGTTATCCTACAGCTGGTTCTAATAATAGCGAACATGAAGCACAACCATTTTATGTTAATGCTCCATTTGGAATTATGTTTGCTCACAATGGTAATTTAACAAACTGGAAAGAATTGAGAGAAGCTTTATATAAAAAAGATCAGCGACATATAAATACAAATTCCGATTCAGAGGTGTTATTAAATGTATTTGCTCACGAATTACATTCTGTATCGAATGGTATTTCTTTAGATGAAAATGCAATTTTTAAAGCTGTGGCTAATTTACATAAACAAGTTCGTGGTGCATATGCTGTTGTATCATTAATAGCTGGTTATGGTTTGGTCGCTTTTCGTGATATATATGGAATCAGACCTTTATGTATAGGTCGTCAGGATACAGATAAAGGTGTGGAATGGATGATTGCATCTGAGTCTGTAGCATTAGAAGGTAATGGTTTCAAGTTTGTAAGAGATGTAGCTCCTGGTGAAGCTGTATTCATAGATTTAGATGGAAATTTTTTTAGTAAAGTTTGTTCTAATGAGAGTGTTTTAACTCCTTGTATATTTGAATATATTTATTTTGCTAGACCTGATTCTTTTATAGATGGAGTATCTGTATATGATACACGTTTACGTATGGGAGAATATTTGGCTAAGAAAATTTCTAAGGAAATTAGTTCTGGTGATATTGATGTGGTTATACCTATACCTGATTCTTCCAGACCGGCTGCTATGCAATTAGCAGATTCTTTAAATTTAAACTATAAAGAAGGTTTGATTAAGAATCGTTATGTTGGTAGAACATTTATCATGCCAGGACAAGCAGTGCGCAGAAAATCTGTAAGGCAAAAATTAAATGCTATTGGGTCGGAATTTAAAAATAAAAATGTATTACTGGTAGATGATTCTATTGTTAGAGGAACAACAAGTAAAGAAATTGTAGAAATGGCAAGATCTGTTGGGGCCAAGAAGGTTTATTTTGCATCTGCAGCTTCTCAAATTAGATATCAAAATGTATATGGTATAGACATGCCAACTCAAAATGAATTGGTAGCTTCTAATAGAAGTGATGAAGAGGTAAGAAGATTTATAGGAGCAGATCATTTAATTTATCAAGATATAGATGACATGAAACAAGCTGTTAGAGATATAAAACCATCATTATCTAATTTTGAAGCTTCTTGTTTTGACGGGATTTATATAACGGGAGATGTTAATCCTGAATATTTATCTAAATTAAGTAATAGTAGAGTTTCTTAA
- a CDS encoding YicC family protein yields the protein MHSMTGFGSSQIKINENETLFIEIRSLNSRFLDIKINIPETYSHIEKQIRSSITENILRGKIEVKIGHKRNKLDNDFEKFIKKINNHLNYIKQNIPNTSPPNSSEIINIFYKNKDQLLYENMEINENIINSAIIEAINNLQKDRIREGSHLSKIIKKYVEDISTIIKKIELYIDEDVSKYQEKLSKKIENNINELFPNGLTTISSIEIKERIFKESSVNALKTDISEELDRLRIHLQEILNITHLKNETIIGKKIEYLTQEMGREINTLGSKSTNIKISHYAIDIKLIIEKIREQSQNIE from the coding sequence ATGCATAGTATGACAGGTTTTGGGAGCTCACAAATAAAAATTAATGAGAACGAAACATTATTCATAGAAATACGTAGTTTAAATAGCAGATTTCTAGATATCAAAATAAACATTCCAGAAACATATAGCCATATTGAGAAACAAATTAGAAGCTCTATTACAGAAAATATTTTAAGAGGAAAAATAGAAGTAAAAATAGGCCACAAAAGAAATAAATTAGATAATGATTTTGAAAAATTCATAAAAAAAATTAATAATCATCTAAATTACATCAAACAAAATATACCCAATACCTCACCACCAAACTCTTCAGAGATTATCAATATTTTTTATAAAAATAAAGATCAATTATTATATGAAAATATGGAAATAAATGAAAACATCATAAACTCAGCAATAATTGAAGCAATAAATAACTTGCAAAAAGATAGAATCAGAGAAGGATCACATCTTTCTAAAATCATAAAAAAATATGTTGAGGATATAAGCACCATAATAAAAAAAATAGAATTATATATTGATGAAGATGTATCAAAATACCAAGAAAAGCTTTCTAAAAAAATAGAAAATAATATTAATGAGTTATTTCCTAACGGATTAACCACTATAAGTAGCATAGAAATAAAAGAAAGAATATTTAAAGAATCTTCTGTAAATGCATTAAAAACTGATATTTCAGAAGAATTAGATAGATTAAGAATACATTTACAAGAAATTCTCAATATTACTCATTTAAAAAATGAAACAATTATTGGTAAAAAAATAGAATACTTAACCCAAGAGATGGGTAGAGAAATAAACACATTAGGTTCTAAATCAACAAATATAAAAATATCACACTATGCTATAGATATAAAATTGATTATAGAAAAAATAAGAGAACAATCCCAAAACATAGAATAA
- a CDS encoding PHP domain-containing protein has protein sequence MSYSNILIDLHCHSNISDGLLSPEELAHEVFERRIKIWSLTDHDTTEGLLRAESESKNLNLFFINGVEISSTWNDKVIHILGLNIDYKNTLLLNLLEKNRNLREERAFLISKYLDSLGFVGSVDFILSHLKVCNFIGRMNFARFLVFKGYCKNIKQAFSKYLSDKKVGNINTKYPSIDQVIFSIKSSGGKAFIAHPFKYMFTNNDLYTLMNQFSKLGGDGIEFPLMANKHNYKLTMDLITRYNFLISYGSDFHSHKDDLMTLEKYSSIPNNLKKAWWDS, from the coding sequence TTGAGTTACTCCAACATTTTAATAGATTTACATTGTCATTCTAATATTTCTGATGGACTTTTGTCTCCTGAGGAATTAGCACATGAGGTATTTGAACGTCGAATAAAAATCTGGTCATTAACTGATCACGATACTACTGAAGGATTATTAAGGGCGGAGTCTGAGTCTAAAAATCTAAATTTATTTTTTATCAATGGTGTGGAAATTTCATCCACATGGAATGATAAAGTTATACATATACTAGGTTTAAATATTGATTATAAAAATACATTATTGCTTAATCTTTTGGAAAAAAATAGAAATTTAAGAGAAGAGAGAGCTTTTTTAATTAGTAAATATTTAGACAGTTTAGGTTTTGTTGGTTCAGTTGATTTTATTTTATCTCATTTAAAGGTATGTAATTTTATTGGAAGGATGAATTTTGCTAGATTTTTAGTTTTTAAGGGTTATTGTAAAAATATCAAACAAGCTTTTTCTAAATATTTATCTGATAAAAAAGTTGGAAATATAAATACTAAATATCCTTCTATAGATCAAGTGATATTTTCAATTAAATCTTCAGGTGGTAAGGCATTTATAGCCCATCCATTTAAGTATATGTTTACTAACAATGATCTTTATACATTGATGAATCAATTTTCTAAGTTGGGTGGGGACGGTATAGAATTTCCTTTGATGGCTAATAAACACAATTATAAATTAACTATGGATCTAATTACTAGATATAATTTTTTGATTTCGTATGGTTCAGATTTTCACTCACATAAAGATGATTTAATGACTTTAGAAAAATATTCTAGTATTCCCAATAATCTTAAAAAAGCATGGTGGGATAGCTGA
- a CDS encoding CvpA family protein codes for MNFLDYIFLIILFLSSLIGFFRGFIKEFLSLSAYLVSFVVAVLFAPIFSCYLNNHIESLFIKDSISYISTFIVSLILCSLVSSMLSYFICQIGIANVDRFLGMIFGLLRGMFLIVLIVLFCCCINLSQENWWNNGIFIDPIMMFIEDIKLYIPYSYKLKDWLP; via the coding sequence GTGAATTTTCTTGATTATATTTTTTTGATTATATTATTTCTTTCTTCCTTAATAGGGTTTTTTCGTGGTTTTATAAAAGAGTTTTTGTCTTTATCTGCTTATTTGGTTTCATTTGTAGTTGCAGTTTTATTTGCTCCTATTTTTAGTTGTTATTTAAATAATCATATAGAATCTTTATTTATAAAAGATTCTATATCTTATATAAGCACCTTTATAGTTTCTTTAATTCTTTGTTCTTTAGTTAGTAGCATGTTATCTTATTTTATATGCCAAATTGGCATTGCTAATGTAGATAGATTTCTTGGAATGATATTTGGCTTATTACGAGGAATGTTTTTAATTGTATTAATAGTTTTGTTTTGTTGTTGTATTAATTTGTCTCAAGAAAATTGGTGGAATAATGGTATTTTTATAGATCCTATAATGATGTTCATTGAGGATATTAAATTATATATACCATATTCTTACAAATTAAAAGATTGGCTTCCTTAA
- the folC gene encoding bifunctional tetrahydrofolate synthase/dihydrofolate synthase: MKPNIVSSLDSWLSYLESIHPKSIDLSLDRIKIVADAMNISIKAIKFIIGGTNGKGSTCAFLESFLLESGYAVGLYTSPHIVLFNERIRVNGNSVEDEEIVENLSYVDKCRGKISLTYFEFTTLAALNIFSKNNLDVLILEIGLGGRLDAVNIIDADCSIVTNIGIDHIEWLGDTRDFIAKEKAFIYRSNKPAICGDFSPPDSLLNHASEINTNLYLINKDFQYEIDIANREWSYFGINYIFKKLPFPKIFGDNQIINASVALAALDLLNYYLPVQYKNICSGIEKTFVPGRFQIISTNPSIIIDVAHNSHAASILSKNLQAMGSFSKTYAVIGMLKDKDLIDVIKKTSINIDYWYCASTYGSRGLKASDLSHVINKTIDSNDVITYDFSSPYQALCAVLSKASEQDRIIVFGSFTTVADIYNNIHHIL; encoded by the coding sequence GTGAAGCCTAATATTGTTTCTTCATTAGACTCTTGGTTAAGTTATTTAGAATCAATACATCCTAAGAGTATTGACTTGAGTTTAGATCGCATAAAAATTGTTGCTGATGCTATGAATATTAGTATCAAAGCTATTAAGTTTATTATAGGTGGCACTAATGGTAAAGGATCGACATGTGCATTCTTAGAGTCTTTTTTATTGGAATCTGGTTATGCTGTTGGTCTATATACTTCACCTCATATAGTTTTGTTTAATGAACGTATTCGAGTTAATGGTAATTCTGTTGAAGATGAAGAAATTGTAGAAAACTTGTCTTATGTAGATAAATGCCGTGGAAAAATATCATTGACATATTTTGAGTTTACAACGTTGGCTGCTTTAAATATTTTTTCTAAAAATAATTTAGATGTTCTAATACTAGAAATAGGTTTAGGAGGAAGATTAGATGCTGTAAATATAATTGATGCAGATTGTTCTATTGTCACTAATATTGGGATTGATCATATTGAATGGCTAGGTGATACAAGAGATTTTATTGCAAAAGAAAAAGCTTTTATATATAGAAGTAATAAGCCTGCTATATGTGGAGATTTCTCTCCACCAGATTCTTTGTTAAATCATGCTTCTGAAATAAATACTAATTTATATTTAATAAATAAAGACTTTCAATATGAAATTGATATAGCAAACAGGGAATGGTCATATTTTGGTATTAATTATATATTTAAAAAACTACCTTTTCCAAAGATTTTTGGAGATAATCAAATTATAAATGCTTCTGTTGCTTTGGCTGCTTTAGATTTGTTAAATTATTACTTACCTGTTCAATATAAAAATATTTGCAGTGGAATTGAAAAAACATTTGTTCCTGGTCGTTTCCAGATAATATCAACTAACCCATCAATAATTATTGATGTTGCTCATAATTCTCATGCAGCAAGCATTCTTTCAAAAAATTTGCAGGCTATGGGTAGTTTTTCTAAAACATATGCTGTTATAGGAATGCTTAAAGATAAAGATTTAATAGACGTAATTAAAAAAACATCAATAAATATAGATTATTGGTATTGTGCTAGCACATATGGTTCAAGAGGATTAAAAGCTTCAGATCTATCACATGTTATAAATAAAACTATTGATTCTAATGATGTAATTACATATGATTTTAGTAGTCCATATCAAGCCTTATGTGCTGTTTTAAGTAAAGCTAGTGAGCAAGATAGAATAATAGTATTTGGTTCATTCACAACTGTTGCTGATATTTATAATAATATTCATCATATTTTATGA
- the purL gene encoding phosphoribosylformylglycinamidine synthase: MLIVQNLSGSSAISDFRRQNLLSKLNLLGVEVSNINAHYEHFILTNEHLSESNNNLLSKLLEYGSKYSIESLDGYKLELLVLPRLGTVSPWSSKATDIAHNCGLNSVRRIERGIRYIFSFKNDLSSISDEDLKILLDCVHDRMTETVVDSDFNFEELFSYSIRNAMSTVPLMKEGRVSLDKANKDLGLALSEDEIDYLEKSFCDLKRDPTDVELIMFAQANSEHCRHKIFNAKWSIDNKEQEKTLFEMIKDTHNNQPKGTIVAYSDNSAIMEGRNLNNFRSSYSSAENKFVYSKSQTMLHNIMKVETHNHPTAISPFQGSSTGAGGEIRDEGATGRGSKPKAGLTGFTVSHLRFNDLIQPWEEDFYKIPSRISSPLSIMIDAPLGGASFNNEFGRPNILGYFRSFEQTIGNVHWGYHKPIMLAGGLGIIDANLTHKKSIPEGALLLQLGGPGFRIGMGGGAASSISIGANIEKLDFNSVQRANPEIERRAQEVIDRCWQQGENNPILSIHDVGAGGLSNAFPELINDSRMGGVFDLNRIPVEENGMSPAEIWTNESQERYVLAILPENLEKFGIIAARERCPYSIIGVAINDRHLYLLEGNSHSSIDSLLNIKKDIKQNNPIDLPLNIILGKPPRLIKNVKHSLYKSDSLNIQNVVLDDAISRVLSHPTVANKSFLINIGDRSVGGLVARDQMIGPWQIPVSDCAVTLGSYDCFSGEAIAIGERSPIAIVNSSASVRLSISESLTNLVAADVKNIDDIKLSANWMASCGDDGQDASLYDAVSSASNFCKKIGLSIPVGKDSLSMKTITDDNLHVVSPVSLIVSAFSPVTDVRKTLTPQLKKDFNTKLIYIDLGFAKNRLGGSILAQVYNQFGNEVPDIDDPLKLKDFFYAIRSLADKNMILAYHDRSDGGLFTTIAEMSFAGHIGVSINLDDLITSNSDESILRLLFSEELGAVIQIPSDLYNDVMNCLSDFNISSNSYLLGSINKDDSFDINYKNKIIWKKDRSDLGLKWSDVGYRISSLRDNPECSKEELDLWNDKEDPGLNPFLSFDFMKDSDVVAPYINKKIRPKVAILREQGCNSHVEMAWAFDQVGFTAIDVHMTDLLNKKVDLSDMNGLVAVGGFSYGDVLGAGEGWARSILFNNLLRDQFSSFFSNKNTFSLGVCNGCQMMTALSSIIPGADHWPRFTRNKSEKYESRLSMVEISPSPSIFFQGMTGSRIPIVVAHGEGYADFSQFGNIDLVCTAARFVDNRGNITESYPMNPNGSPSGITAVTTDDGRVTVMMPHPERVSRNIMFSWAPSSWLDHSDHSPWMYFFKNARTWLS; encoded by the coding sequence GTGCTAATAGTTCAAAATTTATCAGGTTCATCAGCCATTTCTGATTTTCGTCGTCAAAACTTATTATCTAAATTAAATCTTTTAGGAGTTGAAGTATCAAATATAAATGCTCACTATGAGCATTTTATTCTGACAAATGAACATTTGTCAGAAAGCAATAATAATTTATTATCAAAATTATTAGAGTATGGTTCTAAATATTCTATAGAAAGTTTAGATGGTTATAAATTAGAATTATTAGTTTTACCACGTTTAGGAACAGTTTCACCATGGTCTAGTAAAGCAACTGATATTGCTCATAATTGTGGTTTAAATTCTGTAAGGCGTATAGAAAGAGGAATTCGTTATATCTTCTCATTTAAAAATGATTTGTCTAGTATTTCTGATGAGGATTTAAAAATATTATTGGATTGTGTGCATGATAGAATGACAGAAACTGTTGTCGATTCTGATTTTAATTTTGAAGAATTGTTTTCCTATAGTATTAGGAATGCTATGAGTACAGTACCTCTTATGAAAGAGGGTCGTGTTTCTTTAGATAAAGCAAATAAAGACCTTGGATTGGCTTTGTCTGAAGATGAAATTGATTATTTGGAAAAATCATTTTGTGATTTAAAAAGAGATCCAACGGATGTTGAGCTTATAATGTTTGCTCAAGCTAATAGTGAGCATTGCAGACATAAGATTTTTAATGCAAAGTGGTCCATAGACAATAAAGAACAAGAAAAGACCTTGTTTGAAATGATTAAAGACACTCATAATAATCAACCAAAAGGGACTATTGTTGCTTATTCTGATAATTCTGCAATTATGGAAGGTAGAAATTTAAATAATTTTAGATCATCTTATTCATCTGCAGAAAACAAGTTTGTATATAGCAAGTCTCAAACTATGTTGCACAATATTATGAAGGTTGAAACTCATAATCATCCAACAGCTATTTCTCCATTTCAAGGATCTTCTACTGGAGCCGGTGGTGAAATAAGAGATGAAGGAGCAACTGGACGAGGATCTAAGCCTAAAGCTGGTCTTACTGGTTTTACTGTTTCTCATTTGAGATTTAATGATTTGATACAGCCATGGGAAGAAGATTTTTATAAAATTCCGAGTCGTATATCTAGCCCATTGTCTATAATGATAGATGCTCCTTTAGGAGGAGCATCTTTTAATAACGAATTTGGACGACCAAATATTCTTGGTTATTTTAGATCATTTGAGCAGACTATAGGCAATGTGCATTGGGGGTATCATAAACCAATTATGTTAGCAGGTGGATTGGGGATAATAGATGCAAATTTAACCCATAAGAAAAGCATTCCTGAAGGAGCTCTATTGTTGCAATTGGGAGGTCCTGGTTTTCGTATTGGTATGGGTGGTGGTGCAGCATCTAGTATTTCTATAGGTGCTAATATTGAGAAATTGGATTTTAATTCTGTTCAAAGAGCTAATCCTGAAATTGAGAGAAGAGCTCAGGAAGTTATTGATCGTTGTTGGCAACAAGGGGAAAATAATCCAATATTGTCAATTCATGATGTTGGTGCAGGGGGGTTGTCAAATGCTTTTCCAGAACTAATTAATGATTCTAGAATGGGTGGTGTATTTGATTTAAATAGAATACCAGTAGAAGAGAATGGTATGTCTCCTGCTGAAATTTGGACTAATGAGTCTCAAGAGAGGTACGTGTTAGCTATTCTGCCTGAAAATTTAGAAAAATTTGGCATTATAGCTGCTAGAGAACGTTGCCCTTATAGTATAATAGGGGTTGCGATTAATGATCGACATTTGTATTTATTAGAAGGAAATAGTCATTCTAGTATTGATAGTCTTTTAAATATAAAGAAAGATATTAAGCAAAATAATCCAATTGATTTGCCTTTGAATATTATTCTTGGTAAACCACCTCGTCTAATAAAAAATGTTAAACATTCCTTGTATAAAAGTGATTCTTTAAATATTCAGAATGTTGTTTTGGATGATGCTATATCTAGAGTATTGAGTCATCCTACTGTGGCTAATAAATCATTCTTGATTAATATAGGGGATCGTTCTGTTGGTGGATTAGTAGCTAGAGATCAAATGATTGGTCCTTGGCAAATTCCTGTTTCTGATTGTGCAGTTACATTGGGAAGCTATGATTGTTTTTCTGGTGAGGCAATTGCTATAGGGGAGCGTTCTCCTATAGCAATTGTTAATTCTTCTGCTTCTGTGCGTTTATCTATTTCTGAGTCATTAACTAATTTAGTTGCTGCTGATGTTAAAAATATAGATGATATAAAATTATCTGCAAATTGGATGGCTTCTTGTGGTGATGATGGACAAGATGCCAGTTTATATGATGCTGTATCATCCGCTAGTAATTTTTGTAAAAAAATAGGACTTTCCATACCTGTTGGTAAAGATTCTTTATCTATGAAAACTATAACTGATGATAATTTGCATGTTGTTTCACCAGTTTCATTAATTGTTTCTGCTTTTTCTCCTGTTACTGATGTTAGGAAAACTCTAACTCCTCAATTAAAGAAAGATTTTAATACTAAATTAATATATATAGATCTGGGTTTTGCTAAAAATCGTTTAGGTGGTTCTATTTTAGCTCAAGTTTATAATCAATTTGGTAATGAAGTTCCTGATATAGATGATCCTTTAAAGTTAAAAGACTTTTTTTATGCTATAAGATCTCTTGCTGATAAGAATATGATTCTAGCATATCATGATAGATCAGATGGAGGTTTGTTTACTACTATTGCTGAGATGTCTTTTGCTGGACATATTGGTGTTTCTATTAATCTAGATGATTTGATTACTTCTAACAGTGATGAAAGTATTCTTAGATTATTATTTTCTGAAGAATTAGGGGCTGTTATTCAGATTCCTAGTGACTTATATAATGATGTAATGAATTGTCTTTCAGATTTTAATATATCTTCTAATTCTTATTTGTTAGGTTCTATAAATAAAGATGATAGTTTTGATATAAATTACAAGAATAAGATTATATGGAAAAAAGATCGTTCAGATTTAGGTTTAAAATGGAGTGATGTCGGTTATAGAATTTCTTCTTTGAGAGATAATCCTGAGTGTTCTAAGGAAGAATTAGATTTATGGAATGACAAAGAAGATCCTGGATTAAATCCGTTTCTATCTTTTGATTTTATGAAAGATAGTGATGTTGTTGCACCATATATTAATAAAAAGATACGTCCTAAAGTAGCTATATTGAGAGAACAAGGATGTAATAGTCATGTTGAAATGGCTTGGGCTTTTGATCAGGTTGGATTTACAGCGATAGATGTTCATATGACTGATTTGCTAAATAAAAAAGTAGATCTTTCTGATATGAATGGGTTAGTTGCTGTTGGTGGTTTTAGTTATGGCGATGTTTTAGGGGCAGGTGAAGGTTGGGCTCGTAGTATTCTTTTTAATAATTTATTACGTGATCAATTTTCTTCTTTCTTTTCTAATAAAAATACTTTCTCTCTTGGGGTATGTAATGGATGTCAAATGATGACTGCTTTATCTTCTATTATTCCTGGAGCAGATCATTGGCCTAGATTTACTCGTAACAAATCAGAAAAATATGAATCTCGTTTGTCAATGGTAGAAATTTCTCCTTCGCCTTCTATTTTTTTTCAAGGAATGACTGGATCAAGAATTCCTATAGTAGTTGCTCATGGTGAAGGTTATGCTGATTTTTCTCAATTTGGAAATATAGATCTTGTTTGTACTGCAGCTCGTTTTGTAGATAATAGAGGTAATATTACAGAATCATATCCAATGAATCCTAATGGTAGTCCTTCTGGTATAACAGCTGTTACTACAGATGATGGTAGAGTTACAGTTATGATGCCTCATCCTGAAAGAGTATCGCGTAATATTATGTTTTCATGGGCTCCTTCTAGCTGGCTTGATCATAGTGATCATAGTCCTTGGATGTATTTTTTTAAAAATGCTAGAACTTGGCTTTCTTAA
- a CDS encoding disulfide bond formation protein B: protein MKQYLGDKLFLFISTLCIISLGAALISQHIFDMQPCAWCVVQRLLFFFIGIISFFAYFIKNTMISKIVAVIVGILSIMGIIAALLQNALHSENLSCVITPADKIISNTGFDSAMPWLFNIYSSCADDPVILLGIEYFIWSLSLFVVLTIISFSIALRKN, encoded by the coding sequence ATGAAACAGTATTTAGGTGACAAACTTTTTCTTTTCATATCAACTCTATGTATAATATCTTTAGGGGCAGCTTTAATATCCCAACATATTTTTGATATGCAACCATGTGCATGGTGCGTTGTACAAAGACTGCTATTCTTCTTTATAGGAATAATTTCATTCTTTGCTTACTTTATAAAAAACACTATGATATCCAAAATAGTAGCAGTTATAGTAGGAATCCTTAGTATCATGGGAATCATAGCAGCATTACTTCAGAATGCACTCCATTCTGAAAATTTATCATGTGTTATTACTCCTGCAGATAAGATCATTAGTAACACAGGATTTGATTCAGCAATGCCTTGGTTATTTAATATATACTCCTCTTGCGCAGATGATCCAGTTATTCTACTTGGAATAGAGTATTTTATTTGGAGTTTATCTTTGTTTGTAGTTTTAACTATAATCTCATTTTCAATTGCTCTAAGAAAGAACTAA